A stretch of DNA from Vanrija pseudolonga chromosome 6, complete sequence:
TACTCCTCTCCACACCGACTGGCTCGACGGCCTACTCCCTCTCGGCCGGCGGACCAATCTCgcaccccgaggccgacgcgctcctcctcacgccgatcgcgccgcgctcactCTCGTTCCGAACAGTCATCCTGCCCGGCCAAGGCGAGGTCAGGCTGCAGGTGAGTTGGAGTGCCCTCTCTGACTAGCCCCCCCCAACTCACGCCCCACGCCCAGATATCCGACCGCGCCCGCTCCCCAGCCGAGCTGTCAatcgacggccgcgaggtcTGCGAGCTGCACAAGAACGACTCGGTCGTCATCCGCAAGTCCGAGTGGCCGATGCCGTGTATCGAGCGCCCTGGAGGAGGCACCGGCTGGGTGCGCGACATCTCGTCCCTCCTCCACTTCAACGTCGGGTTCGTCAACAAGAGCATAAAGAAGGGGCACGTGTAGtaaggacgccgagctgtaTCAATTGTCATAGAGTAGCCATAACTCAACTCAACTCCATCACCAATGCAAGCATGCATAGAAGGGTACATAATGCAAGACGACAGAGAACCGACAGGCACCCAGAACTAGATGTCCACTACCACACATCCCGACTTAGATCTCGTAGGAATCTGGCACGTCGTactgggcgagctcgccgacgtcgaccagGTCGCCGCAGTACTGCCACGCGTCGAAGCGGTGGTTGAGGTCGCGGCGCGAGTGGACGCCGTACGAGCCCTCgaagccgccggcgcgcttgcGCGGGAAGAGGAAGTAgacctcgcgcacgcgcgagTGCAGCAGGGCCATGGAGCACATGACGCACGGCTCGTGGGTCACGAAGAGGCTGAGCGAGGTGAGGAGGTAGTCGGCGCCGTTGCGGGTCGGGTTCATCTCGGAGAAGGGGGACACGGTGCGCAGGCGCGCAATCTCGGCAATGCAGTTGAGCACGGCATGTCGCAGGGGGTGGGCCTCGCTCACGCGCGTgtcgtgcgcggcggcgcgcagccccGGTGTCGGGGGGATGAACCCGTCCTGCTGGGGCCAGATCGactcgggcggcgacgcgcagtATACGGCGACTGGCAagtcgccagcggcggcggacgccCGCGCATCCGCCAGCACACGGTGGATGCCGGCCCGGATCCACGCGTACTTGCCCAGCGTGGtcccgcgcgcgtcgagcggccgcggcgcagcaggcgagAAGAGCACCGGCCAGATCTTGTTTCTGATCTTGAGCTGCtccgacgtgcgcgccgccgctctggGCACGTTGAACAGGCTCGGCTCGAGCCCCGTCAGCAGCGGAGAAAaggcctcgagcgccgccacgagcgccgcgggcgtgaTTGAGCTCTCCATCGCCAGCGCGACGTAGCAGTGCTCGCCTGTCTCGTCGGTCACCCTCCGCACACGCTTCAGATGCCGcatgcgctcgtcgaccggcAAGCCGTCCTTTGTGAACGCCAGGACGTGACGTGTGAGCTTGGAGTCggggacgtcgacgacccaGACGGGGACTGTGATGTTAGCGGGGTGCTCACTACCAAACAAACATCAcccactcgtcgcgctgTTGTCCAtctcagcctcctcctcaatcTCGATCGGCCCACGCGCGCGGTAGATGAGGTCCCACTGGTCctgggcgagcggcgtcgacagctGGTTTGGAGGCGCGACGTCAAACTCCAAGTCGGCCGTGAGgtgcacctcgccgacgtgctcgtgccGCGACTTGGCGGCAACAGAatgcagcggcgggggcaggtcggcgcgcacctcgtcgcggcgctggcgctcggcccACGATATCGACTTTGCCTTGAACGctgacgaagacgacgacgacgacgacgactcccCCGCCGATCCTGTCACACCAGGCAAGGCACTGCCCGTTGCTTGTAATGGTTGGGGCGCGAGAATCGTCGTTCCGTTTGCAGCGCCCGGTGTGTTGTTGTGACTCGCGCCACCCGCCCCGGCGGCATCGggggtcgtcgttgtcgacgacgttgccATCTTGTTCTTGAACCGCTCGCGCCGTCTCTGCTTTGCGCTGTgtgtcgcgccgccgagcgttCTTCtcgtctcgcgcgcggctgccttggcctcggcagcagcgcgctcagcccgcgcctcgtcgtcgctgtcctcgacgtcgagcgccgccagccgctggAGCCCgtctccctcgtcgtcgctcagcGCCGGCTTGCGCCCCTGGCTCGGGACAAACCACAGCTTggtctcgtcggccgagtAGCAGATGCACAGCTCGTCCCCTGGCTGGACGGAGCGCGACGTGGTGAATGTGATGGTGTTGGCGGCCGTGTTGCGCACAAAGTTGACGTTTGGTGTAGACGAGTGGTTGAACAGGGAGGCTGGGGGAGGGTGGTTAGTTGGGCAGTCTCGATGGCAAGCGACGCAGAAGAAAGAATGAAAAGAAAGAAAACATGTCGCGGCCAGTGCATCGAGCGTCGGTCGAACTGGCCAGTCACTCCAAGGCCCCCCCTCACTCTCTTCCATCTCTTGTCGTCCACCACAACCTCCCCCGCCGTCCCGACTCACCCATTCCCAATCCGagcgccatgccgccgtTTGACCAGCAAAAGCCATATTCACCCAGGACCGTGTCGTCCATCCGTCCTTGGTCCCACTGCTCCTTTGTAAGAAGCAGCACCGGCGCTTCCTCGAGCACGCTCCCTGCAGGAatcgccgccgaggcaaACACGCCGCGGCCTCTGCCGGGCAGCTGGCGGACGTGCAGCGCGAGGGGGTTGATCGTTTCCGATGCGGGCAGGGGGGAAGCAGAGgggccggcgccgttgccggcttcagcctcgacgccacgGCTCATGACGTCTCGTCTGGCGGAGGGACGTGCGGCGGACAGATCttccgaggaggaggcgagtGAGTCGAAGGGAGCAGGAAGGAGGCGCACGgtgtcgcggcgcgctgtgGGCTCGAGTATACACAGGTggcgcgagctgcacggGGCGACGGGGGGGCTGCGTCGAGATGCCcgcggtgtgtgtgtgtgaggaGGTCGGTGTGTGCCGTGCGATGCAGAGGAGTGCAAGGGTGACCGAGTACGGCTCAAGTTCGAATTTTTGGACAAGTTGCAGGTGGTTGAGAGTTCTGGTGTGGCTCAGGCACGGCTGGTACTGCCCACGCGACCCGTCGTCATGACCAAGTGGCAGATTGAGCGATTCGAGTCAACCTGTCACCTTTCTGCGGAGCTCTTCCTCGGCACAGCTGTGCAAACAACCACGGCGGCACGCAGGCAGCAGTGCAGAGGGGGTCTCCGAGAATCGATGTGGAGGGCGCATGATTGTTAGAAGCAATGCTCGCAAGCGCAGAGCGGCGACGCCCTGCcctgccgtgctcgccggtCCGATGGAGCGGTAACGGCGATCGTTGAGATCGAGCGAGGCGCAAGGCGCAAACTGTGCTTGGCTTGCCCGCTTACCAAGTCACGAGACCGCGAGTCCCTCTGCTTTGCAGCTAGATATAATACATGAtcgccctcctctcctctccctcgccgctctATGTCTTTATGCACACTGCTCCTACTTACTCTACAGCGCCctgcgccagcagctcggggCGGCACTTGCCCGAGGCGAAGCACCGCTCCATCATGGTATCGTCGTGTGCGGGGGGCCGCCCGCCATTGTTCGCCACGATATCGTCGTACAGCCCTTCCCAGTCGGTGCGGAGGAACGCGCGGGTGCGCTCGCGGACCGCGGCCATTGTCATGTCTTGCGGAACactgcggcgtgagcggcgtAAAGCGGCGTGCGTGGCGACTTACAACGGCTGGATCTCGGTCccgacggcgtcgatcaCACGCGCCACGAGCTCGGTCGTGTTCCGAATATCGTAGCTGTACGCATATGGCTCCCCGAGCGCCCTCACGATCCCGTGCTGCGCGTACCGGGACGCAAACGGCGCCcaggccgactcggacgggGTGTCCCAGTACGGCATGACGACGGGCGTCGCCTTGCACATTGCGACGAAGGGGCTCGGCGAGATCTCAggcaggccgacgccgagcatgGCCTTCACGGAGCCCACGGTGCGCGCGTACTCTGCCGCACTcagctggccgagctgcttgatCCCCGCGGGGATGGGTTTGTCGTTCACGATCTTGGCGGTCGACCAGACCTCTACCCCGGCGTCGTTGAGGTCCGCGACGATGCGCGGCCACGCCGAGGTCAGGTAGTCCTTGTGGTAGAAGTACGCTGCGGGTCAGTGCCGATGCCGGCAGCGGGGGACGGCTCACGGCTCTCTTTTGCGAGGATGAGGACCGCGTCCTTGCGCTCCGTGTACGGTACGACCGGCGCCTGGAGGCACCGCTGCTCGATGCTGAGGGGGAGGTACGAGTGGCCGGGGTAATCGTACGGGCTGGCGGTCAGCACAGGAGCCACCCAGTGCCGCTTACACAATCTGCCACTTCGCCCCGAGCGTGTGCCACGCccactcctcgccctccgccttGCCCCAAAGGTACTGTGCGTTCTGGCCGGCCCCGTCGAACGAAAACGGCCTGGAGCCCCACTGTGCGCGTGAGCTAGCTTGGACAGTTGCGAGGGACTTACGAACGACACCCCGATGACGCGCCACGACGgcagctggccgagctggctcggcggcacggcgcccAGATCGTGCCGGTAGCTCGCGTTCGTGGCGGGCGTGTAGTCCTCGGCACGGACGCAGCGCGGGTCCGACAGGCAGTTGAACGACTGGTCTGCGTCGGTCCAGTACTGGTATCTGCGtgcgtgtcagcggcgccagcacACACCATAGCTCACATCAGCTCGCTGAGcagccgcgtcggcgcccagTTCTTGTACGCCCTCCTCAGGTCCGgcatgagcgcgaggaagacgtATCCGttctcctcgaccgcgtcctGCTGCGGAGTGTCAGCCCGAGTgcccgccaagcgcgagcCCGCACACACCACGTCGCCAAGCcacaccgcctcgccgctctcgctGTGCCCCTTGACGAAGATGTACCacatgtcgccgaggacgagcgggcGCTCGGGGCAGGCaatgaggccgaggacgcagCGTTCGAGCCGGTCgagcgcggagcgcgcgcgcatgtcGCCGTTACTGCCGTCGTCAGCTCTGCTCTGctgcccactcaccccaGCTGCCACTCGGtcccctcggcggcgcggaacGCCTGCAGCTGGCGGAactggcgcgcgcggaggcACTGTGGTGGGTCGAGCTCTGGCGCAGCGTGCGGGTCCCACCCCGCGCAGgcgtcgctcgcccagcCAGTGGGTACGGCCCACCCCGCGACGGGGTTCGTCACCCCGAACAAAGGGACCAGAAGGACCAAGCCGAAGACCCAGACGAATACCAGCGCAAGCGTgcgccggccgagcgcgcggaaCAGGGGTGGTGCGGACATTGCTGCGCGTGGTTGTGGTGCGGGGGACGTTGGATAAACGAGACGTGGGTACGTGGAGAATGCTACGCGTGGTGATCAACACGCACCATGCGTACCAGTGCACTGGCTTTGTTGCGCCCCGCCCGCTGGCTGTGGGCCGTGGGCTGGCCTTTGTCCCCTTCACTTGTAGCTTGTGAGCTGTGCGCCGCAGGGCGGCATGGTGCCTACGCCCGCCACACAGACGCGCAAACATCACACACACGAGCAAACCTGCCCGCTGCCTGGCCGGCTGGGGGGCCTGGCCTGGTGGTGGCATCGATTAGATTGCCTGGACGTTAAAGAGAGGTGTGGGAAGATTCGCgccacgcgcacgcgccgaaTACAAGGCGTACCCTGGCAGCCGCCACACTGGTCCCATGCACGAGGGAGCCTGCAtacctcggcgacgtgtGTCGCTCAATTGTCGCAGGGCGCGGTGGGGCCGATGAACGTTCAGCGAGAGAGGGGAGATgggggcgcgccggcccgtAGGGTGTGTATAAGTGGTGCTGCGGGCATCGAGTGCGAAGCTGGCGGCGCACCACAAACGATCTTGGCGATGACGTCGGAGTCGGCGCCACCatcaccgccccgccccgccgtcaTTTAGAGGTagggcgcgtcgagcagcggaAGTGGCCTCCTCCCCTGACCGCGGTGCGGATTCCCATGGGCCATGCTTGGACCCACAGGGATGCTTGGATcggaggcaggcagcaggtgaggtcgtggtggtggtaggcATTTAGAGGCCttgcgccgtcgcgtcgctgTTGGCGGGAGCAGAAGTGCAGATCTGCCGATGCCTGCACgcgtcgatgtcgacggGGCACAATTGCGCGATGATGACTACGTTACTGACGCCGAGGGTGTTGTACTTTGGCGTGGGACCCCAGCGTCTATCTATAACCATCTGACCTGGGTCGAGGGTTGCCGCAGATACAGTACGTCCTTGCGTAGGGGCGCGCGCCTCCTACTCCGCGATCTGCCACTTGTCTCCGAGCGCGTGTTCGGGCAAGCCTTCGATCGTCTGTCATACTGCAGATCTTCGCCCGCCCCATTCTAATCCCAATATCCAGATCAGTGATTACACCCAAAAAGAGGTTACTTTGTGGGTTTGGATTGGTGGTGTTTGGGATTGTATTGTTGTCTGGGTGCATGATCTTATCCTGTGGGCTGATCCCGCTGGCCCCTCAGCTGTTGGCGGCTGTCCTTATGGACTTTGTAATGCCCTCTTTATATCCCTGTAATGATATAGAACTATATAGCAATGAAGTAACCCCCCCCTTCAGGATCACTCGCCTAGTGGTAGAAGTGAGCTCGAGTGCGAATCGAACCCCGGTCCGAAACTGATCTGAGACACTGACAAGTCTCAAACCAGGTTCTTCATCCCGTGTGTCTAACGACCGTTACTTTGCAGCCCTGGCGAGACAATATAACCTGCATGCGGCGCACAGTGCGGGTAGGCAGTGGCCAGGGTTGGGTTGCGGTGCATGTAAGGCAAGACAGCGCACAACGTACATGCGTCCACTCGTACTGAAGGGAAGTGGCGCAGTGTGCGCCAGCTGCTTGCAGTGCTCGGGTGATCAGCTCTGACAGTGAGCGTGGCCGCCAAGTCGAGACCGTGCCTTTGCATGCCGCCTGTTACGTGTCGAGGCCACCTAACCACAGCACGAGCCGGGCTGTATCGCCCGTTGATAGCATCACCCTTGTCGACGTGACCCGGTGGCGGCTCCTCTAGCCTGCGGCAGGGGCAGGCACCTCGTGCAGCGACATACAACCAGAGCAGTCGAGCGAGCttggccgacggcggcgcgacagCAACAATTCGGCGGGAGAGGTCCAGAGAGAGAACAAGTCAACAGAGGCAACAGTCCATTCAGACTAGCACATCGATATCAGATCAGATAGCCCGATGCCCGATGGCTAGGCGAGATACTCGAGCCCGAGCGGGGTCCAGGGACGATGTGGCAGCTGACCGACGGGGCTGGTGGCCCCCTCCGCACACGTCGAGGGCACCATTCTGGCTCGACATGTGCCATTAGCCAACGACGAGTGACAGCGCACCCCCACAGCAGCCCCACAATCCGTCGATACCGTCTATCCCCTATCCCCAGATCTGCCTCTGTGTTAGCCTGTGGCGATGGGTATCGCTTGCCCCCGTCACAGTGGGAAGCCTTGGATATCGCCTTGGAAATTCCAACACCCCGCACTAGCCAGCCCTGATACGAGGTGGCCGCCCGTGGGACCCACCGGCGCCCGTTGACATACGACAGGTGACACCTTATCGCTTGTGCATGCCCAGACCTGCGACCAAGGATGGGCTGGCGATCAAGTGACTCGTTTGTTCGcggggggtgtgggggtgcGCCGACTTTCGCGGACTTTCACCAGCCCACGGCGGTCTCGCTCCCTTGTCCCAGGCTATCCGCAGCAGGCACCGGGGTCGCCGGCGGGGCCGTGGCGATCGTGGCGTCGCTTGTAGGCTGTGTGGGGTGGGCAAGACGCTGTGCGTGAGTGGAGAAGACATGTCTTGGCATCGAGGACAGCGCGTGTCATGGTGCGTGACTCACACTGTGGCGGACGCGGGTCTTGGCCTGAACGTGGCACTTTCTTGTTGATTCCAGCGATCTGCCCGTCGCGACCAACCGCAACTGCAAGCGACATGGGAAACGGGAGTGGGCTGTGGCTGAGGTTGGCTGGTTGCTGCGTGTAGCCCCTGCTGACGCTCGATTCCGGGTACAGCGGGGACGCGTTAGGCTCTCGCTTTCGCCGGGGTATCCGGGAACAGGACAGGCAAGGGGTATAAGAGGCACTGGAGCTCCACGGGGGCAGGACACAcgccacacacacccgcGCAACAACATGTCTGGAatccacgccgacgagaagacTAAaagcaccgccgcgcgcatcgAGACGCTCCACCCCGTCGACACGGAGAAGCGCTCCGCGACCAGCCAGaatggcgaggacgagatctCCGAGGCGGACAACAAGCGCCTCCGGCGCCGCATCGACTGGTTCCTCATGCCGCTCCTGTGCACCGTGTACGGGCTGCAATACGTGGGTCGTCAAAGATAGAGAGAAGGGGAAGGAACTCACACCCGGCATAGCTCGACAAGACTGGCCTCACGTGGGCGTCCATCATGGGCATCATCCCCGACACCAAGCTCACAATGGACGAGTACTCATGGCTCGGGTccgtcttcttcctcggcttcctgGCGGGCGAGTACCCCCTCTGCTGGGCACAGCAGCGCTGGCCGCTCGCCAAGGTCACAGGCCTGACGATTATCGTGTGGGGCGCCGTCCTGGGCTCCATGGCGGCGTGCAAGGACTTCAAGGGGCTCATGGTGACGCGGTTGTGAGTGGGCCGCGCTGGGATCTTTGTAGTACTCACCCCCGCAGCCTGCTCGGCTTCCTCGAGAGCGCCATCACCCCCGCCCTCACGATCTTCACAGCCCAGTGGTACCGCGTCAGTGAGCAGGGCCTCAGGACCGGCGTGTGGTACTCGACGCAGGCGGGCAGCGTCATCTTCGGCGGCTCGGTCGCGTACGCGTTCGCCATGGGCAGCCTGCACAAGACGTTGAGCATTGCGTCGTGGCGCGCGCTCCTGATCCTCTTCGCGGCGATCACGGTCGTCGTGGGCGTAGCCTTCATGTTCCTCATCCCCGACTCGCCCGAGACGGCGTGGttcctcaccgaggaggacc
This window harbors:
- the tad3 gene encoding tRNA-specific adenosine deaminase subunit tad3, translating into MSRGVEAEAGNGAGPSASPLPASETINPLALHVRQLPGRGRGVFASAAIPAGSVLEEAPVLLLTKEQWDQGRMDDTVLGEYGFCWSNGGMALGLGMASLFNHSSTPNVNFVRNTAANTITFTTSRSVQPGDELCICYSADETKLWFVPSQGRKPALSDDEGDGLQRLAALDVEDSDDEARAERAAAEAKAAARETRRTLGGATHSAKQRRRERFKNKMATSSTTTTPDAAGAGGASHNNTPGAANGTTILAPQPLQATGSALPGVTGSAGESSSSSSSSSAFKAKSISWAERQRRDEVRADLPPPLHSVAAKSRHEHVGEVHLTADLEFDVAPPNQLSTPLAQDQWDLIYRARGPIEIEEEAEMDNSATIPVWVVDVPDSKLTRHVLAFTKDGLPVDERMRHLKRVRRVTDETGEHCYVALAMESSITPAALVAALEAFSPLLTGLEPSLFNVPRAAARTSEQLKIRNKIWPVLFSPAAPRPLDARGTTLGKYAWIRAGIHRVLADARASAAAGDLPVAVYCASPPESIWPQQDGFIPPTPGLRAAAHDTRVSEAHPLRHAVLNCIAEIARLRTVSPFSEMNPTRNGADYLLTSLSLFVTHEPCVMCSMALLHSRVREVYFLFPRKRAGGFEGSYGVHSRRDLNHRFDAWQYCGDLVDVGELAQYDVPDSYEI
- the MGAT5_0 gene encoding Alpha-1,6-mannosylglycoprotein 6-beta-N-acetylglucosaminyltransferase A, translated to MSAPPLFRALGRRTLALVFVWVFGLVLLVPLFGVTNPVAGWAVPTGWASDACAGWDPHAAPELDPPQCLRARQFRQLQAFRAAEGTEWQLGNGDMRARSALDRLERCVLGLIACPERPLVLGDMWYIFVKGHSESGEAVWLGDVVCAGSRLAGTRADTPQQDAVEENGYVFLALMPDLRRAYKNWAPTRLLSELIYQYWTDADQSFNCLSDPRCVRAEDYTPATNASYRHDLGAVPPSQLGQLPSWRVIGVSFWGSRPFSFDGAGQNAQYLWGKAEGEEWAWHTLGAKWQIVPYDYPGHSYLPLSIEQRCLQAPVVPYTERKDAVLILAKESPYFYHKDYLTSAWPRIVADLNDAGVEVWSTAKIVNDKPIPAGIKQLGQLSAAEYARTVGSVKAMLGVGLPEISPSPFVAMCKATPVVMPYWDTPSESAWAPFASRYAQHGIVRALGEPYAYSYDIRNTTELVARVIDAVGTEIQPFVPQDMTMAAVRERTRAFLRTDWEGLYDDIVANNGGRPPAHDDTMMERCFASGKCRPELLAQGAVE